The stretch of DNA GAGGGCGCGTCCGGTTCCGTCGCGAATCGTGGCCTCACCATCGTGCTCGGAGTGATCAGCGTGGTCGCCGGGGCCTTCGTGCTCCTGCAGCCCGAACTGTCGCTCGAGGTGTTCGTGATCGTGGTCGGAGTGTGGATGGTGCTGTACGGCATCATCATCGTGATCACCCCGATCGTGCTCAGCCGCATGCGGTAGAGGCACACTCGTCACATGGGATATCCGGAGGACGCCCTCGCCGAGGACGAGGAACTGCTACTTCACCGTCATCCGCACTGGAAGATGTTGCTGCTCCCCGCCGTCACCTTTCTGCTGGCGACGGCGGTCGCGGGTTTCGCTGCGGGCTTCGCCGAGAACAAACTGGACGGCTCCGCGCTGACCGTCGCGCTCGTCGTCGTCCTCGTGCTGTGGCTGGGACTCGTCGTATGGCGCTGTGTCGCGCCGTTTCTCAGTTGGAAGTTCACCCACTTCATCGTCACCGACCGGCGCGTCCTCATCCGCCGGGGTGTGATGACGCACACCGGGATCGACATTCCGATGGGGCGCATCAGCAACGTGCAGTTCCGGCACGGCCTCCTCGACAGGATGCTCCGCACCGGAACGCTGGTCATCGTGTCGTCCTCCGACGACCCGCTGGAGTTCGACGACATCCCCGACGTCCAGCGCGTCCACTCGTTGCTCTACCACCAGGTGTTCGACGCGATGGATCTCCACCGCGAACGGGAGCGGGAGAACCCGCACGGTGACGCCGACACCGGCAAAGGCTGGTAACCGGTCACGGCCGTCTCCGCACCTCCGTACGCTGTGGAGGTGACTGCTGTATTGCTTGCCGAAGATGACGAAGCCATCGCCGCCCCGCTGTCGCGGGCACTGGGCCGGGAAGGATACGACGTCACCATCGAGCAGACCGGCCCGGCCGCGCTGGAGCAGGCGCTCGACGGGGCCTACGACCTGCTGATCCTGGACCTCGGACTCCCGGGGATGGACGGGCTCGAGGTGTGCAGGCAAGTGCGTGCCCACAGCTCGGAACTGGCGGTGCTCATGCTGACCGCGCGCACCGACGAGGTCGACTTCGTCGTCGGACTCGACGCCGGAGCCGACGACTACGTGGGCAAGCCGTTCCGGTTGGCGGAGTTGATGGCCCGGGTGCGTGCCCTGCTGCGCCGTCGCGGCGGCAGCGAGGATTCCGTCGTCGAGGTCGGGGGCATCCGGCTCGAGCCGGCGGCCCGCCGGGTGCTCGTGAACGGAACCGAGATCGCCCTCGCCAACAAGGAGTACGAACTCCTGCGCGTACTGCTCGAACACGCGGGACAGGTCGTGTCCCGCGACACCATCCTCGCGGAAGTATGGGGCGACGTGGAACTGCGCGGCTCGAAGACCCTCGACATGCACATGTCCTGGCTTCGCCGGAAGATCGGTGACGAGGGGCCCGCCGCCGAACGTCGCATCGCGACGGTCCGCGGCGTCGGTTTCCGCATCAACACGGACTAGGCGGGGTAGTGCGCCGCAGAATTCTCCAGTCGATCCTCGCGGTCGTGATCCTGACGGCGCTGCTGCTCGGTGTGCCGCTGATCTACACGGCCTGGTTGTGGGTCGAGGACTTCAACCGGAGCGATCTGCAGGTCCGGCTGGATCGGATGGCCACGGAGATCATCACCCAGGAGGGCGTCAACGGCGTCGTCGAGGGCGACCTCGACACGAACTCCCTGCGACTGCTGACGCCCGCCGGCGGCCGGCTCGTCGTGGTGTACCCGACCACGGACGACGGCGCCGCACGCGTAGACATCGGCGAATCGTCCGTGCAGTCGCCCCTGGTGGAATCTCTCGCGATGGGTACGTCCGGTTCGCTTCGCCTCGAGGTGCCGTCCGACGAGATGCGCACCCAGCAACGCCAGGCCGTCGGTGCCGTCGCACTGCTGGTGCTCGTGTCCATCGCCGCGGGCACCGTGGTGGCCTACGTCACGGCGAAGCGGCTGGCCGACCCGCTACGGGACGTCGCGAACCGGGCGGCCCGGCTCGCGGAGGGCGACTTCCGCCCGGACGTGCGACGCCACGGCATCCCCGAACTCGACCGCGTCTCCGACGTTCTCGACTCGGCGACCGTCGAGATCGCGGGGCGGCTGCAGCGCGAACACGCACTCGTCGCCGACGTCTCCCATCAACTTCGCAGCCGCCTCACGGCTGTCCGTCTCCGGCTCGACGAACTGTCCGTGCACCCGGACCCGGCCGTCGTCGTCGAGGCGGACGAGGCCATGGCGCAGGTGGACCGGCTGACCGTCGCGATCGACGAACTGGTCCGCTCGTCCCGCAGCAGCGGCACCGAGACCCAGGTGTCGGTGATCCGGGAGCTCAGTGTGGTCATCGCGGACTGGAAACGGCCGTTCGAGGACGCAGACCGGGAGTTGCTGCTGCGCGGAGACACGAACGTGATGGCGTCGACCACGGGTTCCCGGCTCCGTGAGGCCGTGGCGGTGCTCGTCGACAACGCGCTCATGCACGGGGCGGGGACGTGCACGGTCGCGGTGCGTCTGATCCAGGGACAGAATCAGCGGACTCCGGGCAAGGAACTGTCGCCGCGTGAGGCGATGGTGTGTGTGGAGGTGTCGGACGAGGGTGTCGGCGTGAGCAACGACCTCGCGCCGCACATCTTCGACCGCGGTTTCTCGGGGGCCGGTTCGACCGGTGTGGGTCTGGCGCTCGCCCGCGCGCTCATCGAGGCGGACGGGGGCCGGCTGGAACTGCAGCGTCGCCGTCCGGCCCTGTTCGCGATCTTCGTTCCGATCGCCCGCGAGCACGTGCCGACGCGGGTCACCGGGATCCGGGAACCGCGTTGACGGTCAGGGGTGGCCGATCTCTTCCTCGGCGGCCTCGTCGACGAGGTCCGGGTCGATGAGATGCACGTTCTCGTCGGGGAACGCGAACCTGCGCAGCGCCCAGAAGCGGAACACCATCTGCAGCAGGTTTCCGATGATGTAGTTGAGCACGAAGTCGACGACCACCAGCGTCGTCAGATTCTCCTGCGTCTCGCGGATGTCGAATACGTTGTTGGCGATCCACAGGGGCGCGGCGGCGAGGAGAACGCCGACTCCGCTGATCGTGAAGAACAGCAGGGCCTCGTGGTGGCGCTCACGTCCGCCGCGGTTCTTGAACGACCATTCGCGGTTGAGAATGTAACTCAGGACCGTCGCGAGAATTCCGGACAGAACCTTGGCGACCACCGGCTTCTCTTCGAGGATCGTCAGGCTCAGCGAATAGAAGATCGCGAGGTCGAAGACCATGGTGGTGCCGCCCACGATCGCGAACTTGATCAGTTCGTGATGCCGCAACGCGAGAGCCCGGAAAGGCTGGGGAACGCGTGCAAGGACGCCGTCGACAAATGACACAACGGATGAGTTTACGAAAGCCGGACCGGATACCACCAATTGGCGGCGAGATCATCAGGAGAATCACAGAAAGTGCGGACCGGCCACCTCGGCGGCGGAACCCGCCACCGGACGTGACAAACTAGTGACCCGTGACCGGCAACTCTGACTCCACACCGCGTCCCACGACACCCCGCGATCTGACCGCCGGGCAACCCGTCGTGACGATGATCGGTGGCGGCCAACTCGCGCGGATGACCCACCAGGCCGCAATCGCGCTCGGCCAGACCCTGCGGGTGCTCTCCGGCACCGCCGACGAACCCGCAGCGCAGGTGAGCCCCGACGTCGTCCTCGGGAGCCACACCGACCTCGACGCGCTCCGCAGGGCCGCCGTCGGGTCGCATGCGCTGACCTTCGACCACGAGCACGTGCCCACCGAGCACCTCGACGTCCTGGTCGCCGAGGGCGTCAACGTGCAGCCGCCGCCGACCGCGCTCATCTACGCGCAGGACAAACTCGCGATGCGCCGCAAGCTCGGCGAACTCGGCGCGCCGGTCCCGGCGTTCGCCGAGGTGACCTGGGCCGAGGACGTCGTCAAGTTCGGCGCCGAACACGGCTGGCCCGTCGTCATCAAGGCCGTCCGCGGCGGATACGACGGCCGCGGCGTGTGGATCACCGCCGATTCCGACGAGGCCGAGCGCATCGTCACCCAGCAACTCGACAAGGGTGTCTCCCTCCTGGTCGAGGAAAAGGTCGAGATGCAGCGTGAGCTGTCCGCGATGGTGGCGCGGTCGCCGTTCGGCCAGGGCGCCACGTGGCCGGTGGTCGAGACGGTGCAGCGCCACGGACAGTGCGCCGTGGTCCTCGCCCCCGCGCCCGCGCTGCCCGCTTCCGTCGCCGAGGCCGCCGAGGAACTGGCGCTCCGCATCGCGTCCGAACTCGGTGTGGTCGGCGCCATGGCCGTCGAACTGTTCGAGACCACCGACGGCACGCTCGTCGTCAACGAACTCGCGATGCGCCCGCACAACTCCGGCCACTGGACCATGGACGGCGCCCGCACCTCGCAGTTCGAGCAGCACCTGCGTGCCGTCCTCGACTATCCGCTCGGCGACACCGCGCCCCTCGCACCGATCACGGTGATGGCAAACGTGCTCGGCGCACCGGCCGCGCCCGAGATGAGCATGGACGAACGCGTCCACCACCTCTTCGCACGGATGCCCGACGCGAAGATCCACCTCTACGGCAAGGGCGAACGTGAGGACCGGAAGATCGGTCACGTGAACATCGTGGGCGGACCCGGTTCGATCGACGACCCCGAGTACGTGGCACGGGTCCGCGAGCGGGCCGAACGCGCCGCGCACTGGCTCTCGCACGCTGAATGGACCGACGGATGGGATGAACACGGTGAGTGACACGGCAGCACGGCACGGCGCACAGGTCGGGCTCATCATGGGCAGCGACTCCGACTGGCCCACCATGGAGGCCGCCGCCGAGGCGCTCGCCGAATTCGGGGTGCGCTTCGAGGTCGGTGTCGTCTCCGCGCACCGCACGCCGCAGCGCATGCTCGACTACGCGAAGGACGCCGCCGGCCGCGGCATCCAGGTGATCATCGCCGGCGCCGGCGGCGCCGCCCACCTGCCGGGCATGGTCGCGTCGGCCACCCCGCTGCCCGTCATCGGTGTGCCCGTGCCACTGAAGTACCTCGACGGCATGGACTCGCTTCTCTCGATCGTGCAGATGCCCGCAGGCGTCCCCGTCGCGACCGTGTCCATCGGCGGCGCCCGCAACGCCGGCCTGCTCGCCGTCCGCATCCTCGGTGCCGCCGACCCCGCCCTGCAGCGGCAGATGGCCGCCTTCCAGGACGGGCTCGAGAAGATGGTCCTGGGCAAGGATCAGGCCCTCCGCGACAAGCTGCTGGGCTGACGTCGTCTTCGCACCGCGGCGATGATCTCTTCGGCAATCACATCGGGACGCGCCGGCACGTCGTAGGCGGCGAAGCGGAGCGCCATCCATCCATCCCTCCCGCACCCAGCCAGTTCCGGCGTCTGCGGTCGTGTCGAAATACCTCGGGTTCGCTGTGGAACTCGCGGCCGTCGACCTCGACGACGATCCGCGCGACTTCGTCGACGAAATCACCCACGTAGGGACCGATCGGATGGTTGGCCTCGAGGTGGAGACCGCGACGGCTGAGTTCGCGGCGGTACAGCCGTAGCCAGTCCGGCGGTGTGACGCGCAGGCCGCGGGGAATCGTCGCCTCGATGTCGACCGGTTCGGGCAGCCACCCATAGAGCCAGGCGGCCGTGCGGTGACTGAGCAGCGCGGACGGTCGCCACGCAGCCACTCCGGCACCGGAGGCGATCGTGCTGCGCGGGATTCCCGCGTCGGTCAGTTCCTTCAGGGTTCGCGTGCGTGTCGTCATGATCGACAGCTTGGGGTGGGCATTGCACCTCAGCGACGCGCGAGCTGGGACTTTCAATTGGCCTGTGGATGGGCGTGGTG from Rhodococcus opacus B4 encodes:
- a CDS encoding 5-(carboxyamino)imidazole ribonucleotide synthase produces the protein MTGNSDSTPRPTTPRDLTAGQPVVTMIGGGQLARMTHQAAIALGQTLRVLSGTADEPAAQVSPDVVLGSHTDLDALRRAAVGSHALTFDHEHVPTEHLDVLVAEGVNVQPPPTALIYAQDKLAMRRKLGELGAPVPAFAEVTWAEDVVKFGAEHGWPVVIKAVRGGYDGRGVWITADSDEAERIVTQQLDKGVSLLVEEKVEMQRELSAMVARSPFGQGATWPVVETVQRHGQCAVVLAPAPALPASVAEAAEELALRIASELGVVGAMAVELFETTDGTLVVNELAMRPHNSGHWTMDGARTSQFEQHLRAVLDYPLGDTAPLAPITVMANVLGAPAAPEMSMDERVHHLFARMPDAKIHLYGKGEREDRKIGHVNIVGGPGSIDDPEYVARVRERAERAAHWLSHAEWTDGWDEHGE
- a CDS encoding PH domain-containing protein: MGYPEDALAEDEELLLHRHPHWKMLLLPAVTFLLATAVAGFAAGFAENKLDGSALTVALVVVLVLWLGLVVWRCVAPFLSWKFTHFIVTDRRVLIRRGVMTHTGIDIPMGRISNVQFRHGLLDRMLRTGTLVIVSSSDDPLEFDDIPDVQRVHSLLYHQVFDAMDLHRERERENPHGDADTGKGW
- the purE gene encoding 5-(carboxyamino)imidazole ribonucleotide mutase, with translation MNTVSDTAARHGAQVGLIMGSDSDWPTMEAAAEALAEFGVRFEVGVVSAHRTPQRMLDYAKDAAGRGIQVIIAGAGGAAHLPGMVASATPLPVIGVPVPLKYLDGMDSLLSIVQMPAGVPVATVSIGGARNAGLLAVRILGAADPALQRQMAAFQDGLEKMVLGKDQALRDKLLG
- a CDS encoding response regulator transcription factor; translated protein: MTAVLLAEDDEAIAAPLSRALGREGYDVTIEQTGPAALEQALDGAYDLLILDLGLPGMDGLEVCRQVRAHSSELAVLMLTARTDEVDFVVGLDAGADDYVGKPFRLAELMARVRALLRRRGGSEDSVVEVGGIRLEPAARRVLVNGTEIALANKEYELLRVLLEHAGQVVSRDTILAEVWGDVELRGSKTLDMHMSWLRRKIGDEGPAAERRIATVRGVGFRINTD
- a CDS encoding endonuclease domain-containing protein; this translates as MTTRTRTLKELTDAGIPRSTIASGAGVAAWRPSALLSHRTAAWLYGWLPEPVDIEATIPRGLRVTPPDWLRLYRRELSRRGLHLEANHPIGPYVGDFVDEVARIVVEVDGREFHSEPEVFRHDRRRRNWLGAGGMDGWRSASPPTTCRRVPM
- a CDS encoding GtrA family protein; its protein translation is MSFVDGVLARVPQPFRALALRHHELIKFAIVGGTTMVFDLAIFYSLSLTILEEKPVVAKVLSGILATVLSYILNREWSFKNRGGRERHHEALLFFTISGVGVLLAAAPLWIANNVFDIRETQENLTTLVVVDFVLNYIIGNLLQMVFRFWALRRFAFPDENVHLIDPDLVDEAAEEEIGHP
- a CDS encoding sensor histidine kinase, translating into MRRRILQSILAVVILTALLLGVPLIYTAWLWVEDFNRSDLQVRLDRMATEIITQEGVNGVVEGDLDTNSLRLLTPAGGRLVVVYPTTDDGAARVDIGESSVQSPLVESLAMGTSGSLRLEVPSDEMRTQQRQAVGAVALLVLVSIAAGTVVAYVTAKRLADPLRDVANRAARLAEGDFRPDVRRHGIPELDRVSDVLDSATVEIAGRLQREHALVADVSHQLRSRLTAVRLRLDELSVHPDPAVVVEADEAMAQVDRLTVAIDELVRSSRSSGTETQVSVIRELSVVIADWKRPFEDADRELLLRGDTNVMASTTGSRLREAVAVLVDNALMHGAGTCTVAVRLIQGQNQRTPGKELSPREAMVCVEVSDEGVGVSNDLAPHIFDRGFSGAGSTGVGLALARALIEADGGRLELQRRRPALFAIFVPIAREHVPTRVTGIREPR